In Chitinophaga sp. HK235, a single window of DNA contains:
- a CDS encoding phosphoribosyltransferase, translating into MYFIDRYDAAMQLADKLEKYKGETGVVLAVPRGGVPIGYYLAKHLDFALDLLMAKKIGHPLHEEYAIGAVGLEDAFIDERDNIPDEYLKVQIDLIRLELKERYRRFMGREEPMDIRGKTAIVIDDGIATGRTILVTLRMLRNKQPKKLIVAVPVASQEATERIKREVDEFICLYTPAPFYAVGRFYQNFRQIDDEEVMTLLRELNERDRRTE; encoded by the coding sequence ATGTACTTTATTGATCGATATGATGCAGCAATGCAGTTAGCAGATAAATTAGAAAAGTACAAGGGAGAAACTGGTGTAGTGCTGGCTGTGCCGAGGGGAGGCGTTCCAATAGGCTATTACCTGGCTAAGCACCTGGATTTTGCGTTGGACTTGTTGATGGCCAAAAAAATAGGTCACCCTTTGCATGAAGAGTATGCTATCGGTGCAGTGGGATTAGAAGATGCCTTCATAGATGAGAGGGACAACATACCCGATGAATACCTTAAAGTACAAATTGATCTTATCCGCCTTGAGCTAAAAGAGCGTTATAGGAGATTCATGGGTAGAGAGGAGCCCATGGATATAAGGGGCAAAACAGCCATCGTGATCGATGATGGAATTGCAACAGGCAGAACTATTTTAGTCACCTTGAGAATGCTGCGTAACAAGCAACCCAAAAAGCTGATAGTGGCCGTTCCTGTTGCTTCTCAGGAAGCCACGGAGCGAATCAAAAGGGAAGTGGATGAGTTTATATGTTTGTATACACCTGCCCCTTTCTACGCGGTAGGGAGGTTCTACCAGAATTTTAGACAGATTGATGATGAGGAGGTGATGACCCTGTTAAGGGAATTAAATGAAAGAGATA
- a CDS encoding dienelactone hydrolase family protein — protein sequence MPNNGEIKVELKGGPQLTAMLKVPEAAKGLVIFAHGSGSSRFSPRNNFVADVLNEHQMATLLTDLLTPSEDVVFENRFNINLLSNRLIKVSEWSMEQAALRQLPVGYFGASTGAAAALQAAALNKRIEAVVSRGGRPDLSKNLSQVQAPTLLIIGSLDTAVIELNKQAYDELRCEKRMEIVQGASHLFEEPGTLDSVSNLAADWFERYLIRNGKFSGSPL from the coding sequence ATGCCGAACAATGGTGAAATAAAGGTTGAACTGAAAGGTGGGCCACAGCTGACTGCGATGCTGAAGGTACCTGAAGCTGCTAAAGGATTGGTGATTTTTGCACATGGAAGCGGAAGCAGCCGATTTAGCCCCAGGAATAATTTTGTGGCGGATGTTCTGAATGAACATCAGATGGCAACCCTGCTTACGGATCTTTTAACACCTTCAGAAGATGTAGTATTTGAAAATCGCTTCAACATCAATCTTTTGAGTAATCGGCTCATAAAAGTATCAGAATGGTCGATGGAACAAGCTGCCCTGCGACAATTGCCTGTTGGTTATTTTGGTGCGAGCACTGGCGCTGCAGCGGCTTTGCAGGCTGCTGCACTGAACAAAAGGATTGAGGCTGTGGTAAGCCGTGGTGGCCGTCCAGATCTGTCAAAAAATCTGTCACAGGTACAAGCACCAACATTACTGATCATCGGTTCGCTGGATACCGCTGTCATTGAGTTGAACAAACAAGCCTATGATGAGCTTCGGTGTGAAAAGAGAATGGAGATTGTACAAGGTGCTTCACATTTATTTGAAGAGCCCGGAACCCTGGACAGCGTATCCAATCTCGCTGCTGATTGGTTTGAGCGGTATTTAATCAGGAACGGGAAGTTTTCTGGCAGCCCACTTTAA
- a CDS encoding methyltransferase domain-containing protein, which translates to MKLLSENELIWSPVVANNRMNRKRIASGVNSYEKELNFNPETYLNNCLKQQEQVKWLDLCCGEGNALLQYGETIAGKGLQDRVVLKGIDLVDQFQPIPSTINCLQFEIRSLVSWTSNDQYDLITCVHGLHYIGDKLKVLLTALKTLGKQGVLIANLDLNNIKIEDDRNDQCLKKLFREYEMTYNTRKKILMCKGPRSIDLRLTYVGADDKSGPNYTGQEAVTSYYR; encoded by the coding sequence ATGAAGCTACTATCTGAGAACGAACTGATTTGGTCCCCTGTTGTCGCTAACAACAGAATGAACCGCAAGCGGATAGCAAGTGGGGTAAACAGTTATGAAAAAGAATTAAATTTTAATCCGGAAACATATTTAAATAACTGCCTGAAACAACAAGAGCAGGTAAAATGGCTGGACTTATGCTGCGGAGAAGGCAATGCATTGTTGCAATACGGCGAAACTATTGCCGGTAAAGGACTTCAGGATCGTGTTGTACTAAAGGGAATTGATCTTGTTGATCAGTTTCAGCCAATTCCATCGACTATAAACTGTCTGCAATTTGAAATCAGATCGCTGGTCAGCTGGACAAGTAATGACCAGTATGATCTGATAACCTGCGTACATGGACTGCATTATATCGGTGATAAGCTGAAGGTATTGCTAACGGCTTTAAAAACATTGGGAAAACAAGGTGTATTAATAGCTAATCTTGATCTGAATAACATTAAGATTGAAGACGACCGGAACGATCAATGCCTGAAGAAACTGTTTCGGGAATATGAGATGACATATAATACCCGAAAGAAAATACTGATGTGTAAAGGGCCTCGAAGTATTGACCTGAGGCTGACATATGTAGGCGCAGATGATAAATCCGGACCGAACTATACCGGTCAGGAGGCTGTGACTTCCTATTACAGATAA
- a CDS encoding MBOAT family protein produces the protein MLLLGASYFFYACWDWRFLFLLVFSTSLDYYTGLKMSDAKSVNIKKTWFWISIIVNLGFLFFFKYYNFFIASFADALARSGIQVNPWTLRIILPVGISFYTFHGLSYVIDIYKDRIKAERNFVDYAVFVSFFPLLVAGPIERATHLLPQIKKQRTFDYAKAVDGLRQILWGLFKKIVIADNCAVFANEMFNNPADHSGSSLALGAIFFTFQIYGDFSGYSDIALGTARLFGIELLQNFSFPYFSRDIAEFWRRWHISLSTWFRDYLYIPLGGSKGGTWMKIRNTFIIFIVSGFWHGANWTFIAWGALNALYFLPLLLTSKNRNNLETVAQGKLLPSVKDVFNVSLTFSLTVIAWVFFRAKSIEAAFSYLSGMFSWSLFSKPDIQSGHAVVIQLVLITLFMLVEWCGRENRYAIETLGLNWKKPVRYAFYYAVVIAVFWFAGKEQQFIYFQF, from the coding sequence ATGTTGTTACTGGGGGCCAGCTACTTCTTTTATGCATGCTGGGATTGGCGTTTTCTCTTTTTACTGGTTTTCTCAACGTCACTGGACTATTATACAGGGCTGAAAATGTCCGATGCCAAAAGCGTCAACATAAAGAAAACCTGGTTCTGGATCAGTATTATTGTAAATCTGGGGTTCCTGTTCTTCTTTAAATACTATAACTTTTTTATAGCATCTTTTGCAGATGCGCTTGCCCGTTCAGGGATACAAGTCAATCCGTGGACATTGCGAATAATTCTTCCCGTTGGAATTTCCTTCTATACTTTTCATGGCTTGTCTTATGTAATAGATATTTACAAGGACAGAATTAAAGCAGAACGTAATTTTGTGGATTATGCTGTTTTTGTCAGTTTCTTTCCGTTGCTGGTGGCTGGGCCTATAGAAAGAGCCACCCATCTGTTACCTCAGATCAAAAAACAAAGAACATTCGACTATGCAAAGGCAGTGGATGGCTTACGGCAAATCCTTTGGGGATTATTCAAAAAAATCGTGATCGCTGATAACTGTGCTGTATTTGCCAATGAGATGTTTAACAACCCCGCTGATCATTCCGGCAGCAGCCTGGCACTAGGTGCCATATTTTTCACTTTTCAGATCTATGGAGATTTTTCCGGTTATTCCGATATAGCGCTGGGTACAGCCAGACTGTTTGGAATAGAGCTGCTGCAGAATTTTTCGTTCCCTTATTTTTCGCGTGATATCGCTGAATTCTGGCGACGCTGGCATATTTCACTTTCCACCTGGTTCCGCGATTATCTGTATATCCCGCTGGGAGGTAGTAAAGGTGGCACGTGGATGAAAATAAGGAATACATTCATCATTTTTATCGTCAGCGGTTTCTGGCATGGTGCTAACTGGACTTTTATCGCCTGGGGAGCACTAAATGCGCTTTATTTTCTGCCTTTATTACTCACCAGCAAAAACAGAAATAACCTGGAAACAGTAGCCCAGGGAAAACTGCTTCCTTCCGTTAAAGATGTGTTCAATGTTTCGCTTACATTCAGCCTGACCGTGATAGCATGGGTATTCTTCAGAGCAAAAAGTATAGAAGCGGCATTTTCCTATTTGTCAGGAATGTTTTCCTGGTCGCTGTTTAGTAAACCGGATATCCAATCCGGCCACGCCGTGGTGATTCAGCTGGTATTGATTACGCTGTTTATGCTGGTAGAGTGGTGTGGCAGAGAAAACAGGTATGCAATCGAAACATTGGGGCTGAACTGGAAGAAGCCCGTCAGATATGCTTTTTATTATGCTGTGGTAATAGCTGTTTTCTGGTTCGCCGGAAAAGAGCAACAGTTCATCTATTTCCAATTTTAA
- a CDS encoding Fic family protein — protein MFIYQLKQRPDFHWDNEQIVALLAEVRYRQGKLLGRMEGWGFPLQEEATLQTLTMDVLKSSEIEGEILDHDQVRSSIARRLGIEVAGLIPADRDVEGVVEMMLDATQHYALPLSDERLFGWHASLFPTGRSGMHKIVVGAWRNNSKDDPMQVVSGPMGREKVHFQAPDADILDIEMARFIDWFNKDEKIDPVIKAAITHLWFVTIHPFDDGNGRMARALTDMQLARADGSPRRFYSMSAQIRIERNDYYDILEKTQKDTLDITAWMEWFLSCLHRAIVATDNTLAAVIRKAKFWENPATKSINDRQKMMLNRLLDGFHGKLTSSKWATITKTSHDTAIRDIQDLIERGLLIKGPSGGRSTSYILKEETDTSSM, from the coding sequence ATGTTTATTTATCAATTGAAACAACGGCCTGACTTTCATTGGGATAATGAGCAAATTGTTGCACTACTGGCTGAGGTGCGCTATCGGCAAGGAAAACTGCTTGGAAGGATGGAAGGGTGGGGATTTCCCTTGCAGGAAGAAGCCACTCTCCAGACCCTGACGATGGATGTGCTGAAATCGAGTGAGATAGAAGGTGAGATACTGGATCATGATCAGGTACGTTCCTCTATTGCCCGTCGCCTGGGGATAGAAGTTGCTGGCCTTATCCCGGCTGACAGGGATGTAGAAGGAGTTGTGGAGATGATGTTGGACGCAACACAACATTATGCTCTTCCTCTATCCGATGAACGTCTGTTTGGATGGCATGCATCATTATTCCCTACAGGGCGCAGCGGTATGCATAAAATTGTTGTCGGCGCCTGGCGTAATAATAGTAAGGATGACCCTATGCAGGTGGTTTCAGGCCCTATGGGAAGGGAGAAAGTACACTTTCAGGCTCCGGATGCTGATATACTGGATATAGAAATGGCCCGGTTTATAGATTGGTTTAATAAAGACGAAAAGATAGACCCCGTAATAAAGGCAGCTATTACCCATCTTTGGTTTGTAACAATACATCCTTTTGATGACGGAAATGGACGTATGGCACGTGCACTCACCGATATGCAACTCGCAAGAGCTGATGGAAGCCCCCGGCGCTTTTATAGTATGTCAGCACAGATTAGAATCGAAAGGAATGATTATTATGATATTCTGGAAAAAACACAAAAAGACACCCTGGATATTACTGCCTGGATGGAATGGTTTTTAAGTTGTCTGCATCGCGCTATCGTAGCGACTGACAATACACTGGCTGCTGTGATCAGAAAAGCAAAGTTTTGGGAGAATCCGGCTACAAAATCTATTAACGATAGGCAAAAAATGATGCTGAATAGATTATTGGATGGGTTTCATGGAAAACTGACTTCTTCCAAATGGGCTACAATTACCAAAACATCACATGACACAGCGATTCGTGATATCCAGGATTTAATAGAGCGCGGGCTATTGATTAAAGGGCCATCAGGAGGAAGAAGTACAAGTTACATCTTAAAGGAGGAAACAGACACTTCTTCCATGTAA
- a CDS encoding trehalase family glycosidase — protein MKNHLLALWITCCSIAVQAQGPTFTTTDTAMQQACNWAFQMVQHYRGNPADPVGPWYEAALPSRNAFCMRDVAHQTIGAAICGLDKENRNMLTAFARNIAASRDWCSFWEINKYGKPAPEDYRNDKEFWYNLNANFDIIFACWKLYTWTGDKRYIEEPVFVNFFEKTIHEYIHQWNLQADSLLTRPLHPNAPAPFNKADYFHRCRGLASYVENVPDLKAGVDLIATIYRGLLSYSSILSLRGNTAKAALYKQMAEQYREKIDQYWWNEKASRYYTWYNGAGQFGTGEGEMFLLWFDALKDTARSRQTITHLISTPWNVETTSYLPVILYKQGYWQKATDYILQLTDKATPRREYPEVSFGVVEGIVSGLMGIEPDAPSQRITTLYRGATGNNTTLDGLHILNTTIMVNHADKRTIFHNKGKQPLLWRAAFAGNYDKIILHQTARRASHRKDNSGNMISYTDVKVRAGEKVKAEVN, from the coding sequence ATGAAAAACCACTTACTGGCCCTGTGGATCACCTGTTGCAGCATCGCTGTGCAGGCGCAGGGCCCCACTTTTACCACCACCGATACCGCTATGCAGCAGGCCTGTAACTGGGCCTTCCAAATGGTACAACATTACCGGGGCAACCCCGCCGACCCTGTAGGACCCTGGTATGAAGCCGCCCTGCCATCCCGCAACGCTTTTTGTATGCGTGATGTGGCACATCAGACCATCGGCGCCGCCATCTGCGGCCTGGACAAGGAAAACCGGAACATGCTGACAGCCTTCGCCCGGAATATTGCCGCCAGCAGAGACTGGTGCTCTTTCTGGGAAATCAATAAATACGGAAAACCTGCACCGGAAGACTATCGGAACGATAAAGAATTCTGGTATAACCTGAACGCCAACTTTGATATCATCTTCGCTTGCTGGAAACTGTATACCTGGACAGGCGACAAACGTTACATAGAAGAACCGGTGTTTGTCAATTTTTTTGAGAAAACCATCCATGAATACATCCATCAATGGAACTTACAGGCAGACTCCCTGTTGACACGTCCGCTGCATCCCAATGCCCCGGCACCTTTTAACAAGGCTGATTATTTTCATCGCTGCCGTGGCCTGGCATCCTATGTGGAAAACGTACCAGACCTGAAAGCAGGTGTAGACCTGATCGCCACTATTTACCGGGGATTACTGTCGTATTCATCTATCTTAAGCTTACGGGGAAACACCGCAAAAGCCGCCCTGTACAAACAGATGGCAGAACAGTACCGGGAAAAAATTGATCAATACTGGTGGAATGAAAAGGCTTCCCGTTATTATACCTGGTATAACGGTGCAGGGCAATTCGGAACGGGTGAAGGTGAAATGTTCCTGCTTTGGTTCGATGCCCTGAAAGATACCGCCAGAAGCCGTCAAACAATCACTCATCTTATTTCCACACCCTGGAATGTGGAAACTACGTCCTATCTCCCTGTAATACTGTATAAGCAGGGCTACTGGCAAAAAGCCACTGACTATATCCTGCAACTTACAGATAAAGCCACACCCAGAAGGGAATATCCGGAAGTATCCTTTGGCGTAGTGGAAGGCATCGTCAGTGGACTGATGGGAATAGAGCCTGATGCGCCCAGTCAGCGTATTACAACCCTATACCGCGGAGCTACAGGAAACAATACCACCCTGGACGGCCTCCATATACTAAACACGACCATTATGGTCAACCATGCTGATAAGAGAACCATCTTCCACAACAAGGGGAAACAACCACTGTTATGGAGAGCTGCCTTTGCAGGTAATTATGATAAAATTATCCTGCATCAGACAGCCAGACGCGCCAGTCATCGGAAAGACAATAGCGGGAACATGATTTCATATACTGATGTTAAAGTAAGAGCAGGAGAGAAGGTGAAGGCAGAAGTGAATTGA
- a CDS encoding glycoside hydrolase family 27 protein: MKKLLIGMLALAMANTAAAQKFEGLAPTPPMGWNTWNTFQTAINEKMIMEMADVLVSSGMKDAGYNYLVLDDGWMTMERDSLGNLVPDPKKFPHGLKAVVDYVHAKGLKFGMYNCAGTLTCAKYPGTRGYEYQDARNYAAWNIDYLKYDWCNTHGINAKEAYTTMSNALRKAGRPMIFSICEWGVNKPWEWGAPVGQLWRTTEDIYQVFDSVHSHGTWDALSVMRIADLQDSLRRYAGPDHWNDPDMLEVGNGMTYAEDKTHFSLWAMMAAPLMAGNDIRKMTKETKEILTNKDIIAIDQDPLGIQGFKYSDKDSLQIWFKPLQHGDWAVCFLNRSSHDAAVSFNWKQTPVVDNVFHHTLNTNIQYTLYNVWTGKNEGTTKKPFSATIKPHDVVMFRLKQ, translated from the coding sequence ATGAAAAAACTGCTGATAGGCATGCTGGCATTGGCGATGGCCAATACCGCTGCGGCACAGAAATTTGAAGGGCTGGCCCCAACACCACCGATGGGCTGGAACACCTGGAATACTTTTCAGACTGCCATCAATGAAAAAATGATCATGGAAATGGCGGACGTGCTGGTTTCCTCCGGTATGAAAGACGCCGGTTACAACTACCTGGTCCTCGATGACGGCTGGATGACCATGGAGCGGGATAGCCTCGGAAACCTGGTCCCCGACCCAAAGAAATTTCCACATGGTCTTAAAGCGGTAGTGGATTATGTTCATGCGAAAGGACTGAAGTTCGGCATGTATAACTGTGCCGGTACTTTAACCTGCGCCAAATATCCGGGTACACGTGGTTACGAGTATCAGGATGCCCGCAACTATGCGGCATGGAACATCGACTACCTGAAATACGACTGGTGCAATACCCACGGCATCAACGCCAAAGAGGCTTATACCACTATGAGCAATGCCCTGCGCAAAGCCGGACGCCCTATGATTTTCAGCATCTGCGAATGGGGTGTCAACAAACCCTGGGAATGGGGTGCCCCTGTAGGTCAGCTCTGGCGCACCACGGAAGACATCTACCAGGTTTTCGACTCTGTACATAGCCACGGCACCTGGGATGCGCTGAGCGTTATGCGTATCGCCGATCTCCAGGATTCCCTGCGCCGCTACGCCGGTCCTGACCACTGGAATGATCCGGATATGCTGGAAGTAGGCAACGGGATGACCTATGCAGAAGACAAGACCCATTTCTCCCTCTGGGCCATGATGGCAGCTCCGCTGATGGCCGGCAATGATATCCGCAAAATGACAAAGGAAACAAAAGAGATCCTTACGAATAAAGATATCATCGCCATCGACCAGGACCCGCTAGGGATACAGGGATTTAAATATTCAGATAAAGACAGTCTGCAGATATGGTTCAAACCATTACAGCATGGTGACTGGGCCGTTTGTTTCCTGAACAGAAGCAGCCATGATGCAGCTGTCAGCTTCAACTGGAAACAAACACCTGTAGTAGACAATGTCTTTCATCATACTTTAAATACAAACATTCAGTACACCCTGTACAATGTATGGACAGGTAAAAACGAAGGCACTACCAAAAAACCTTTCAGCGCTACTATAAAACCGCATGATGTAGTGATGTTCAGATTAAAGCAATAG
- a CDS encoding PEGA domain-containing protein has product MKKRCMLILLLAMLGACKKSSAPAGSNGSDNQIQLSVSAPEAGYVYVDGAYTGKQAPGTIAVTAGKHIISVALQNSYQYLRKEVNVTGAASVAFVMTDKPAPKVWKALWIGLYETKGITTSGECSTHFSKDELDQGYGFFQWSLQQHFEKYTYNTIHWDVERKDIELPVTLTRSNDNWFTAEPSTISGILPQIQPGTYDCVFVFWRESEAACSFKSGYFGLAWTNPLKENIKTGYVTVKFDAGTSITNKISYYKTNDPGVWVHEWLHTVGENFYQDKGLQLPRKAGDGLVVHAAEMYNYTFPWMDWYRDFMGGRVVNNSGTPRFLGIGPEAFLGCSVREKAINSCRD; this is encoded by the coding sequence ATGAAAAAGCGATGCATGCTGATACTATTACTGGCAATGCTGGGCGCCTGCAAAAAAAGCAGCGCCCCGGCCGGTAGTAACGGGTCAGACAATCAGATACAGCTCTCCGTGTCAGCGCCGGAAGCCGGTTATGTATACGTCGATGGTGCATATACTGGTAAACAGGCGCCTGGCACCATTGCAGTAACAGCCGGAAAACATATCATCAGCGTGGCACTGCAAAATTCATATCAGTACCTGCGTAAAGAAGTGAATGTCACCGGTGCTGCTTCAGTAGCCTTCGTTATGACAGACAAGCCCGCCCCCAAGGTATGGAAAGCCCTCTGGATAGGACTATACGAAACCAAAGGCATCACCACCAGCGGTGAATGCAGCACCCACTTTTCCAAAGATGAACTGGACCAGGGGTATGGTTTCTTTCAGTGGAGTCTGCAACAACACTTTGAGAAATATACTTACAATACCATCCACTGGGATGTGGAAAGAAAAGATATTGAACTACCGGTAACGCTTACACGCTCAAATGATAACTGGTTTACGGCCGAACCTTCTACTATTTCAGGAATACTGCCTCAAATACAGCCAGGAACATACGATTGTGTGTTTGTATTCTGGCGGGAGAGTGAGGCTGCTTGTAGCTTTAAGAGCGGCTACTTCGGCCTGGCCTGGACAAACCCGTTGAAAGAAAATATCAAAACAGGTTATGTCACAGTGAAGTTTGATGCCGGTACCAGTATCACCAACAAAATCAGCTACTACAAAACCAATGATCCCGGTGTATGGGTACATGAATGGTTGCATACAGTAGGTGAAAATTTCTACCAGGACAAAGGGCTGCAACTCCCGCGCAAAGCTGGTGACGGGCTGGTGGTACACGCTGCGGAAATGTATAACTATACCTTCCCCTGGATGGACTGGTACCGTGATTTTATGGGTGGCAGGGTAGTAAACAATTCCGGAACCCCACGGTTCCTGGGTATCGGGCCTGAAGCCTTCCTGGGCTGTTCCGTCAGGGAAAAAGCCATCAATAGTTGCAGGGATTAA
- a CDS encoding RagB/SusD family nutrient uptake outer membrane protein produces MKRIYWRIGAALCTVLFLAACQKNVLDKVPLDSFSDESVWKDIKLAKAFADFQYNILPNPGHYWNNLTNRSWALSSATDEAINRFDDYNASIMNTGSLTPDNLGNFDIWGETYKRIQDCNLFLSKIDGVPGDDALRSQLKAEITYLRAFAYFRLVSDYGGVPLVKKPFDLHSNFEMSRSSFEECVAFIVAECDAAAAVLPVSYSTGSPDLGRATKGAALALKSRVLLYAASPFWNPSGDKQKWQLASDAAKAVIDMPVYQLYTGSYATLFTSQNTELIMTRGGNKQYRWDAFQGVEMFLAPNGFHGWSSFAPSQNLVDAFGTADGKDITDPASGYDSQNPYTNRDPRFYNDIIYDGRPFGRPDFCKDRYSAGHSNVVEAYEGGLDSPKGWDTWNASLTRYSFRKYQDTTYNYNTDLQTNKFWVIARLGEIYLNYAEAEFNLGHENVARQYLDLLRHRAGIVNDLPGSLAGSSLQKKIQNERQVELCLEGHRYYDVRRWKIADDTENKPLGGIVITKNPDGSKTYAYVKVQDRAFKPQHYLLPIPREEIRRTNLPQNPGYK; encoded by the coding sequence GTGAAAAGAATATATTGGAGAATAGGTGCTGCATTATGTACCGTATTGTTTTTAGCGGCCTGCCAGAAAAATGTGCTGGATAAAGTACCACTGGATTCATTCTCAGATGAATCTGTCTGGAAAGATATAAAGCTGGCAAAAGCATTTGCTGATTTTCAGTATAACATACTCCCTAATCCCGGTCATTACTGGAATAACCTGACCAACCGCTCCTGGGCGCTATCATCTGCTACTGATGAAGCTATCAACCGGTTCGATGATTATAATGCGTCCATTATGAATACCGGTTCCCTCACACCCGACAATCTGGGGAATTTTGATATCTGGGGAGAAACCTATAAAAGGATACAGGACTGCAACCTCTTTCTGTCTAAGATAGATGGGGTACCGGGTGATGATGCGCTGCGCAGCCAGCTGAAAGCGGAGATTACCTACCTGCGAGCCTTTGCCTATTTCAGGCTGGTCAGCGATTATGGTGGTGTGCCACTGGTAAAGAAACCTTTTGACCTGCATAGTAATTTTGAAATGTCCCGCAGCTCATTTGAAGAATGTGTTGCTTTTATTGTTGCAGAATGTGATGCAGCAGCTGCTGTGCTGCCGGTAAGCTATAGCACCGGTTCTCCTGATCTGGGCAGGGCTACCAAAGGTGCTGCACTGGCCCTGAAGTCAAGAGTGTTGTTATATGCTGCAAGCCCGTTCTGGAATCCTTCCGGCGACAAACAGAAATGGCAGCTGGCTTCAGACGCAGCCAAAGCAGTGATTGACATGCCTGTTTACCAGCTGTATACCGGCAGTTATGCTACCCTCTTCACCTCCCAGAACACAGAACTCATCATGACCCGCGGCGGTAACAAACAATACCGCTGGGATGCTTTTCAGGGTGTGGAAATGTTCCTTGCTCCCAATGGTTTCCATGGCTGGTCATCCTTTGCTCCCAGCCAGAACCTGGTAGATGCCTTTGGTACTGCGGATGGTAAAGATATCACAGACCCTGCTTCCGGATACGATTCGCAAAATCCTTATACCAACCGCGATCCTCGTTTCTACAACGATATCATCTACGATGGCAGACCATTCGGTCGTCCCGATTTCTGCAAAGACCGTTACAGCGCAGGACATAGCAATGTGGTGGAAGCATATGAAGGTGGCCTCGACTCCCCGAAGGGATGGGACACCTGGAATGCCAGTCTCACCAGATACAGCTTCCGGAAATACCAGGATACTACCTACAACTATAACACAGACCTGCAGACAAATAAGTTCTGGGTCATCGCCCGGCTGGGAGAAATATACCTGAACTATGCAGAAGCAGAATTTAATCTCGGTCATGAAAACGTGGCCCGGCAATACCTGGACCTGTTAAGACACCGCGCCGGTATTGTGAATGATCTGCCCGGAAGCCTCGCCGGCTCCAGCCTGCAGAAAAAAATACAAAACGAAAGACAGGTGGAACTGTGCCTGGAAGGCCATCGTTATTATGATGTACGCCGCTGGAAAATTGCAGACGACACAGAAAACAAACCACTGGGCGGCATAGTCATCACTAAAAATCCGGATGGCTCCAAAACCTACGCCTACGTTAAGGTACAGGACAGGGCATTTAAGCCACAACATTACCTGCTGCCTATCCCGCGCGAAGAAATCAGAAGAACCAATCTGCCTCAAAATCCAGGATATAAATAA